A region from the Algoriphagus machipongonensis genome encodes:
- a CDS encoding carboxylesterase/lipase family protein, with translation MKNSLLFFFLGFLMACSQEAPVPKVDVNSLKTQDGVISGKLVGEDSIKTFMGIPFAAPPIGENRWREPQPVKPWEGIKVTVDNPPSAIQRPPVPFFAWSEEFLIPPAPISEDCLYLNVWTGAENQEEKRPVMVWIHGGGFSGGSGTVPLYDGEELAKKGIVVVTINYRLGVFGFLASPELSENSSSGTSGNYAFLDQIAALMWVKNNIAAFGGDPDNVTIAGQSAGSMSVNVLVGSPLAKGLFNKAIAQSGAMFNFDGARGGIGKEVVEKGGEEFMQKLGVSSIDEMRMIPADSLLAAGGSFWPYKDDYVIPINFDEAFTSGASNAVKLLTGWNADDNVSFAGPQIPAQFQETAKQKYPDRYEEYLKFFPANSEEELEETQAVLSEMMFGYQNFTWAKIQSELAPESSYLYHFTRVPPGEPNYGAFHSAEFSYSFHTLKYWNRPFTEVDYKLEDAMSQYWVNFVKNGDPNGEGLPKWPAFSSDNPMLMELGEEIQPIKPPHLEQIQFLQSIYLK, from the coding sequence ATGAAAAATAGTCTCCTTTTCTTCTTTTTAGGTTTTTTGATGGCATGTAGTCAAGAAGCTCCAGTACCAAAAGTAGATGTCAATTCCTTAAAAACTCAAGATGGAGTGATATCAGGTAAATTGGTAGGAGAGGATTCAATTAAAACTTTTATGGGAATCCCCTTTGCAGCACCGCCTATAGGTGAGAATCGGTGGAGAGAGCCCCAGCCTGTTAAACCTTGGGAAGGAATCAAAGTAACTGTCGATAATCCACCATCTGCAATTCAAAGACCTCCAGTGCCATTCTTTGCCTGGTCAGAAGAGTTTTTAATTCCACCAGCCCCTATTTCAGAAGATTGCCTATATCTAAATGTTTGGACTGGAGCAGAAAATCAGGAAGAAAAGAGGCCTGTGATGGTATGGATTCACGGAGGAGGATTTTCAGGTGGTTCGGGGACTGTTCCGCTATACGATGGAGAAGAATTAGCCAAAAAAGGGATTGTAGTAGTAACGATCAATTATAGACTAGGAGTTTTTGGATTTCTCGCCAGTCCTGAATTATCTGAGAATTCAAGTTCTGGAACTTCAGGAAACTATGCTTTTTTGGATCAAATTGCAGCGTTGATGTGGGTCAAGAATAATATTGCAGCTTTTGGAGGAGACCCTGATAATGTAACTATTGCGGGTCAATCTGCAGGATCAATGAGTGTCAATGTTTTGGTAGGTTCTCCCTTAGCGAAAGGGCTTTTTAATAAAGCTATTGCCCAAAGTGGAGCGATGTTCAATTTTGACGGAGCACGAGGAGGAATAGGAAAAGAGGTTGTAGAAAAAGGAGGAGAAGAATTTATGCAGAAATTGGGTGTTTCCTCTATTGATGAAATGAGGATGATTCCCGCAGATTCTCTTTTGGCAGCCGGAGGGAGTTTTTGGCCTTATAAAGATGATTATGTGATTCCAATAAATTTTGATGAGGCATTTACAAGTGGAGCATCAAACGCTGTGAAATTGCTGACCGGCTGGAATGCGGATGATAATGTATCTTTTGCTGGTCCTCAAATACCAGCACAATTTCAGGAGACAGCTAAGCAGAAATACCCTGATCGCTATGAAGAATATTTGAAATTTTTTCCTGCCAATTCGGAAGAAGAGCTAGAAGAAACTCAGGCGGTCCTGTCTGAAATGATGTTTGGGTATCAAAACTTTACATGGGCTAAAATCCAATCTGAACTGGCACCGGAATCATCCTATTTGTACCATTTTACGAGAGTACCACCAGGAGAGCCGAATTACGGAGCATTTCATTCTGCTGAGTTTAGCTACTCTTTTCATACCCTGAAGTATTGGAACAGACCTTTTACAGAAGTAGATTATAAACTGGAAGATGCGATGTCTCAGTACTGGGTGAATTTTGTGAAAAATGGAGATCCAAACGGGGAAGGATTACCTAAATGGCCTGCATTTTCTTCGGATAACCCCATGTTGATGGAGTTGGGGGAGGAAATTCAACCTATTAAACCTCCGCATTTGGAGCAGATCCAGTTTTTGCAATCCATTTATTTAAAATAG